A region of the Amycolatopsis sp. cg13 genome:
GTAGTTGCTGCCCTGTCCGGTGCCCCACAGCTGCTTCGCGCCGCCGATCGCGAACGGCGAGGAGACCCACGCGAACACGATGACGTCGTAGTCGCCGCTGGTGGTGGTCTGGCCGAGGTCGTCGGTGGACTGGACCTTCACCTTGACGCCCAGCTGGGCCGCGGTCTGCGCGAACAGCTCGCACTCGTTCTGGCGGATCTGGTTGCCGACGGTGTAGCGGATGCGCAGCTCGGGGATCGCCTTGCCGCTCGGGTCCGACAGCTGGTTGTTGTTCAGCTTGTAGCCGGCGTCGGTCAGCATCTTCTTGGCCTTCTCGACGTCACCGGAACCCTGACCGGTCGAGCTCACCACGTCCTTGTAGCCCTCCTGCTGGGGCATGAAGTTGTGGTTGTTCAGCGGCTCGACCTTGTTGGTGAACTGGCCGACGGTCTTGGCGATCATGTCCTTGCGGTTGATCGCGGTGTAGAGGGCCTGGCGCAGCGTCTTGTCGCCGAGCGCCGGGCTCTTGAGGTTGAAGTCGAAGTGCTCCCAGGTCAGGCCGAGGCCGATGTAGGAGGAGATGTTCGGCATGTTCTTGACCTGGTTGATCAGGTCGACCTGCGGCTGCGGGTAGATGACCTGCACTTCGTTGTTCTGCAGTGCGGTCGGCTCCTGCGTCGCGTCGGTGATGATGCGGAAGATGACGCTGTTCAGCTTCGGCTTCTCGCCCCAGTACTTCTCGTTCGGGACCTCGGTGATCGACTGGTTGTTGACGAACTTCGAGATCTTCCACGGGCCGCCCGACCAGGTCGGGAGGGTCGTGCCGAACCACTTGTAGGACGACGCGAGGCCGGCCGGGGTGTTGGTGTCGCCGTGCTGCTTGGCCAGGTGCGCCGGGTACATCGCGCCCGCCGAGCCCCAGAGCTTCTTCCAGTCGGTGAACGGCTTCGCGAGGGTCGCGGTCACCGTCTTGCCGCCGTCCGAGCCGACGACCGAGGTGACCTGGTCGTAGCCGGAGGTGTCGGCCGGGGAGCAGTCCGGGCAGTCCTTGCCGTTCTGCACCTTCCAGTTGTAAATGAAGTCGTCCGCCGACAGCGGCGTGCCGTCCGACCAGACCGCCTTCGGGTTGATCTTGTAGACGATCGTCTTCGGGTCCTTCAGATCGGCGGACTCGACGAAGTCTTTGTTCAGGACCGGCTTGAGGTCAGGCGTCGCGTAGAAGGTGTAGGGCAGGATGCCCTTGGTGACCATGCCGGTTTCGAAGACGTTGCCCTCGGCCGAGGTCACGTTCCAGTTCGGCACGTTCTTCTCGATCGCGAAGGTGACGTCGCCGCCCTGCTGCAGCTGATCGGCCTGCGCCGAGTTGCAGGAATTCGGGTTCTTGTCGCAGTCGGCGAATGCCTGCCCGGTCTGAACCGCGCTGTTGCCGCCTCCGCCACCACCGCACGCGGAGAGCAGAAGGGCCGCGCCCGCGACGAACGCGCCGAGTTTGGCGGCGCGCGACCTAGTCGTCACTAACATTCATTCTCCTTGCTCGACGCCGTCGCGGGTTTGCGAGGCGGTTCTTCCTGACGCGCAAGCACCGATCGGTATCGCGTTGCTCACCGTAGCCGTGAAACTTAGGCATTGGACAGACGGCAAACCTATCGATCCGGACACTCTCAGTGAGATCGTTGCGGAACAGATATCTCGTGCCCCCTGGTTGCACCGTGGTTTCCGCACTTGATCGACTACGGTCAGTAGTTGATCACGGAAATCAGCGACCGGTTCGGGTGGCAGTTCGGTCCAGCGGGCCAACCGGCCCGGCGGACAATAACCGCCCCGTTCCGTGTGCGGTACCCCAGCTAATGGAGCAGTCACACGGCCGCGACGAACCCGAAGTGACAAGAAATTGGTCCGATCTCGTGAAGCGAAACAATGCGCCCGCCGCCGGGCACGGGCAGGACTGCCCGGACGGCGACCGGTACTCGGTGGGTGTTCCGAGCATCTTGCGTCCTTGCCCGCGCATTCCGAACCGCGGAACGTTCCGCGGAAGGGAACGCCCACGGTCCGGGACGCTGATCCGGCTTAGTGGGATGCCGATGCATTTTCCCGTGCACACCGCGGATTCCATTCCGGAACGCCGCGCCGGGGGTCGGCCTCCCGGGTGCGGACGCGACGGTCACTAACCTGAGGGCGTGAAGCGGAAGCTGCTGCTGGTCCACGCGCACCCGGACGACGAAAGCATCGCCACCGGCGGGGTCATCGCGCGTTATGCGGCCGAGGGCGTCGAGGTGTGCGTCGTGACCTGCACGCTCGGCGAAGAGGGCGAAATCGTCCCGCCGCGGCTCGCGCGGCTCGTCGCGGCGGAGGCCGACCAGCTCGGCGGATACCGGTCCGGGGAGATGGCCGCCGCGGCCGCCGCACTCGGCCTCGCCCGGCACGAGTACCTCGGCGGCATCGGCCGGTGGCGCGATTCGGGCATGGCGGGCACGCCTGCCGCCGAGCATCCGCGGGCGTTCACCGGCGGTTCGGCGGTGGAGCAGACCACTCAGCTGCGCGAACTCATCGACGACTTCGCCCCGCAGGTGGTCGTCACCTATGACTCCTTCGGCGGCTACGGCCATCCCGACCACATCCGCGCGCACGAGATCACCATGGCGGCGGCTCCGGACGCCCCGTCGGTCGAGCGGGTCTTCCACGTGGTCCAGTCCGAGGCCGCGCTCACCGTCGGCCTGGCCGAACTGCGCGCCGACGGGACATCACCGTTCCGGGTGGCCGCCGACGGCGAGCTTCCGTCCACTCCGGACGGCAAGATCACCACCGTGGTCGACATCTCCGCGCACCGGCAGGCGAAGCTGGCGGCACTGCGCGCGCACGAAACCCAGCTGACCGTGGTCGACGGTCCGGTCGCGCACTTCGCGCTCACCAACAGCATCGCGCAGCCGATCCCGTCCGCCGAATACTTCGTGCTCGCCCACGGTGACTCCCACGGTGCCGAGACCGATCTGTTCGGCGGGTGGTGACGGTGCCCGCTCCGCCCGCCCCGCTCACGCGCGACCAGTGGCTGATGCTGGTGCTGCTGGCGTTCGACGCGATCGTGCTGGCGCTGCTCGAACTGTTCTTCCTCCCGCTGCGCCTCGGCCCGCTCGGCGAGGTGCCGATGCCGGTCACCGCGCTCGTCGGAGCGGTCACCACGCCGTGGCTCGTGCTGACCGCGGGGAAACTCGTCCGGCCCGGGCTGTCGTTCGTGCCGCTGCTGGTGTGGGTACTCGTGGTGTTCGGGGTCGGCCTGTTCGGTCCGGGCGGCGACGTGGTGCTCGTCCAGGACTGGCGCGCGCTGCTTTTGCTCGGCGCGAGCGCGCTGCCCGCCGCACTGGTCCTCGGCGGCGGGCTGGGCCGGGCCGCGGCGAAGGGAGGTGCCCGTGTCTGAGGCCATTTCGGACCGCCAGGTCGTCGCGATTCTGCGCCCGTTCGTGCGCGCTTGCGCTCCGGTGATCGACGCGTTGCGCGAGGCCGACCCGTTTGGAATGCAGGCGCGCGCCCGCCGCGGCGAGGGTGAATTCGCCGACGCCGGGCTCAAGAAGAAAATGCTCCGCGCGCTGACGACGGTGAAGCTGCCCGGCACCGCGGGGTGGGCGGCGATGGACATCGACCAGCGCGCGAGCTGGTGGGTCAACCGCGTCGGACGGCTCACCTCATTGCTGACGTCGATCCCCGGTCTCGGCGGCGCGCTCGCCGACCGGCTGCCGGTGCAGGACACCCTCGGCGCGGCGTCGCAGGGGCTGGTGCTGTGCGCGATCGCGGGGGAGTACGGCGTGACTGACGTCGGCAGCCGCGTCCGGCTGATCGCCTCGGTGCTGTTCGAACGCGACATCGACGCCGACCTCGCGGCGGGAGCCAGCCACGACAAGTCCGCTCAGTCCGCAGAGGACAGTGAGACCGCGCGGCTCACCGAGGAACTCGACGAATCCCATCGCAAACACGGCAAGGTGACCGCGAAAGCCGTCGCCAGCACGCTCTGGCACCTCGGCAAGTCGCTGTGGGGGATCACCGGCGAACTCGAGAAGCGCCCGCGCGGCCGGTGGTTCCACCGGGCACTCGGGATGCTGCCGGTGGTCGGCGCGGCGGGCGACTACCTCGGCGAGCGCTCCGGACTGAAAAAGGTCTGGAAGCGCGCGCACGCGTGGCTCATGGCCCACCGGCAGTGGGCCTGAGCCCTTACCGCCAGAACAGGAACGCGCTCTGCCCGATGAAGGCCGCGGACGCGTTGCCGCCGAGCGGTGCGTAGATGTGCCCGGCGATCGTCCAGAGCAGATCCGACACCGGCCGGAAAAGGAAGAACAGCGCGAACAGCACCAGCGGCGCCCACGGCCGCACCCGCGCGCCGAACGCCCGCGCCTGCGGCGAGAGGTACGGCTCGAGCGCGCCCCAGCCGTCCAGGCCCGGCACCGGGAGAATGTTGATCAGGAACGTCATCATCTGCAGCAGCGCGAGGTACGACATCGCGTAGAAGAGGCCCGCCGCCATCGGGATCAGCATCGTCGCCAGGCACAGCGCGGCTCCGCAGGCGAGGTTGCTGAGCGGGCCGGCCAGCGAGGTCCACGACGCGGTCGCGCGGTTGCGCAGCGCGCCGCGGTTGATCCACACCGCGCCGCCGGGCAGCGGGATGCCGCCGATCAGCAAGAAGATCAGCGGCAGCACGAAGGACAGGACGGGGTCGGCGTAGCGCCGGACGTCCAGCGAGAGGTACCCCTTGTGAGCGATCTCGTGATCACCGCCGCGGAAGGCGACGAAGGCGTGCCCGAACTCGTGGAGCGTCAGCGACGTCATCCAGCCGCCCGCGACGAGGAGCACGACGCCCGCGATGAACATCGGGTCGCGGGAACCGAGAAGAGTCGTGGAATCACCGTATGCAGCCAGGAAACCACCGGCGACGGCGACGGCGAGGATGCCGAGGAAGATCGGGCTCGGACGCACTGCTGATCTCTGCACCCCACCAGTCTTCCGTATGCCCGGTGTGAAGTCTTCGGCGTGTCCCCTTGCGCACCCGGGCACAGAGATCCCCCGAACTCGCTACTCGGCTTGACCTGGCCGACCTACACAGGTGTAATCACAGTGATGTCATTCGCTGTCGGAGGGGGCAGCGGGTGTCGTTTCACCACCGCCAGCCTGGGGAGTGCGTAGGAGCGAGGAGGCGGACGTGCGGTTGGAAGCGGACAACAGGGAATGGGGGCACGTCGTGGGTTGGGGAGAGAACCCGGAGCAGCAGCTCGGGGATCTGACCGACCTTTTCGACGTCCCCGAGGAGCAGGACTGGCAGGAGCGCGCCCTGTGCGCGCAGACCGACCCGGAGGCGTTCTTCCCCGAGAAGGGCGGCTCGACCCGCGAGGCCAAGCGGATTTGCCTTGGCTGCGAGGTCAAGGACGACTGTCTCGAGTATGCGCTGGCGCACGACGAGCGCTTCGGCATCTGGGGCGGACTGTCCGAACGGGAACGTCGCAAGCTGAAGAAACGGGCTGTCTAAACGGGTTTCGGTTCCCCCGGTCCACGCGGACCGGGGGTGCGCCCCGCCGCCGCCGTGGCGGCGAGCCAGTGGTGCGGCCGGTGCGACGCGGCGGGGAGGGGAGCCCCCGCCCGGGTGTCGCCGGGCACATTCGACGGATTCGCGCGGCCTTTCCCGCGACGGGCGTGCGGGCAGAATTGCCGTCGCGGCGGCCGGAAATTCCGGTGCTGTGCCGTGGTTCTCTTTGTGATCTTCGTCTTCCGCTCCCGAGACCCCCGGTGTGCCGCGGATCTCTCGCCTGGAACGGGCGCGGCGGGTCTTCACTTGAGTGCGGGTTCGGTCCGCGCTGAATTTCTTGTGTGCTCGTCCCGTCGACGGTGGTTGGTCCACGCGGTGGGATCCGCCGGACGTGCGGCGTGGGCCGGTGCCCGGGCTTCGGCGCAGGCCGTAGGGTGACCGCACCTATCGTCCCGTCCGAGCAGGAGCCGTTCTTGCCTCGCACCGTCGTTCCGCCCGCTGTGCGGACGTTGCCCGTTCTGGCCATTGTGGTCTGTCACGACGGCGAAGAATGGCTGCCGCTGGCGCTTTCCGCGTTGCGGCGCAGCACAGTCCGTCCGCGGCACGTGCTCGCCGTGGACACCGGATCAACCGACCGTACCTCGAAACTGCTCGCCGACGCAGCGCAGCCGGGCGCGGCCGCCGAGGATCCCGTGCTGTCCGGAGTTGTCACTCTGACG
Encoded here:
- a CDS encoding ABC transporter family substrate-binding protein; this translates as MLVTTRSRAAKLGAFVAGAALLLSACGGGGGGNSAVQTGQAFADCDKNPNSCNSAQADQLQQGGDVTFAIEKNVPNWNVTSAEGNVFETGMVTKGILPYTFYATPDLKPVLNKDFVESADLKDPKTIVYKINPKAVWSDGTPLSADDFIYNWKVQNGKDCPDCSPADTSGYDQVTSVVGSDGGKTVTATLAKPFTDWKKLWGSAGAMYPAHLAKQHGDTNTPAGLASSYKWFGTTLPTWSGGPWKISKFVNNQSITEVPNEKYWGEKPKLNSVIFRIITDATQEPTALQNNEVQVIYPQPQVDLINQVKNMPNISSYIGLGLTWEHFDFNLKSPALGDKTLRQALYTAINRKDMIAKTVGQFTNKVEPLNNHNFMPQQEGYKDVVSSTGQGSGDVEKAKKMLTDAGYKLNNNQLSDPSGKAIPELRIRYTVGNQIRQNECELFAQTAAQLGVKVKVQSTDDLGQTTTSGDYDVIVFAWVSSPFAIGGAKQLWGTGQGSNYGKYTSKQVDDLMDQASAEPDQTKAADLLNQADQIMTNDAYVLPLYQKPTFIASSDKIANIRNNSTLDAPVYNMSEWGIRK
- the mshB gene encoding N-acetyl-1-D-myo-inositol-2-amino-2-deoxy-alpha-D-glucopyranoside deacetylase; this translates as MKRKLLLVHAHPDDESIATGGVIARYAAEGVEVCVVTCTLGEEGEIVPPRLARLVAAEADQLGGYRSGEMAAAAAALGLARHEYLGGIGRWRDSGMAGTPAAEHPRAFTGGSAVEQTTQLRELIDDFAPQVVVTYDSFGGYGHPDHIRAHEITMAAAPDAPSVERVFHVVQSEAALTVGLAELRADGTSPFRVAADGELPSTPDGKITTVVDISAHRQAKLAALRAHETQLTVVDGPVAHFALTNSIAQPIPSAEYFVLAHGDSHGAETDLFGGW
- a CDS encoding site-2 protease family protein, which produces MRPSPIFLGILAVAVAGGFLAAYGDSTTLLGSRDPMFIAGVVLLVAGGWMTSLTLHEFGHAFVAFRGGDHEIAHKGYLSLDVRRYADPVLSFVLPLIFLLIGGIPLPGGAVWINRGALRNRATASWTSLAGPLSNLACGAALCLATMLIPMAAGLFYAMSYLALLQMMTFLINILPVPGLDGWGALEPYLSPQARAFGARVRPWAPLVLFALFFLFRPVSDLLWTIAGHIYAPLGGNASAAFIGQSAFLFWR
- a CDS encoding WhiB family transcriptional regulator; the protein is MRLEADNREWGHVVGWGENPEQQLGDLTDLFDVPEEQDWQERALCAQTDPEAFFPEKGGSTREAKRICLGCEVKDDCLEYALAHDERFGIWGGLSERERRKLKKRAV